A section of the Pseudanabaena mucicola str. Chao 1806 genome encodes:
- a CDS encoding ABC transporter ATP-binding protein, with protein sequence MLTNELITPIPSISDSRREIVRLNEVCKYYGQDDTLVKALDNVSFVIKQGEYCAIMGVSGSGKSTCMNIIGCLDSTTSGQYFLDEEDVSDMEEKDLAKVRNLKIGFVFQQYHLLPQLTALENVMLPMAYANVRPKEQKERASAALERVAMGHRLNNRPNQMSGGQQQRVAIARALVNNPVMLLADEPTGALDSHTTAEVIELFGKLNDSGITVVMVTHEADVARNTQRIIWFRDGQIINDRLSPNDLNHVI encoded by the coding sequence ATGCTAACCAACGAACTCATCACTCCTATTCCTAGCATCTCTGATTCAAGACGCGAGATTGTCCGCTTGAATGAAGTTTGTAAATACTATGGTCAAGATGACACCTTGGTCAAAGCCTTAGATAATGTCAGCTTTGTGATTAAACAAGGGGAGTATTGTGCGATCATGGGCGTTTCAGGTTCGGGTAAGTCCACTTGTATGAATATCATTGGCTGTCTCGATAGCACTACCTCTGGTCAATACTTTCTCGACGAAGAAGATGTCTCAGACATGGAAGAGAAGGATCTGGCTAAGGTTCGCAATCTCAAGATTGGCTTTGTGTTTCAGCAATATCACCTCTTGCCACAGTTAACAGCTCTAGAGAATGTCATGTTGCCTATGGCTTATGCCAATGTGCGTCCTAAGGAACAAAAAGAACGGGCCTCGGCAGCGCTGGAACGGGTAGCGATGGGACATCGCCTCAATAATCGTCCCAATCAGATGTCAGGTGGTCAACAGCAAAGGGTGGCGATCGCCAGAGCGCTCGTCAATAATCCCGTAATGTTACTTGCCGATGAACCAACTGGGGCACTTGACTCACATACAACTGCAGAGGTTATTGAACTATTTGGCAAATTAAATGACAGTGGCATTACTGTCGTGATGGTCACACATGAAGCAGATGTTGCTAGAAATACCCAACGGATTATCTGGTTTCGAGATGGTCAAATTATTAATGATCGCTTATCCCCTAATGATCTTAACCATGTAATTTAA
- a CDS encoding S1C family serine protease — protein sequence MLAGTVRSLFPSEFDISGIIQTAMKSSAIALSLVSAILVYIPSFSKAVHAATPQDFDIEEKITMEVYRSSNPAVVTIKSTTSTGSGCIITSEGLVITNEHVIREAKNGNVKIINTDGKIYNGQVLTIDRKNDLALVKIISNDRFSSLSFADQGSILVGQKVFAIGSPFGLSGTLTTGILSRVASNGDLQTDAKLNPGNSGGPLLNSRGEIIGVNKSILSLDGRSSTGIGFATSATSAKEFITRSAAFIPTNKTSPNIAVLSQANIPSSNSPRTIPSTATPTTERYLLGVVLTNSLTVYEVRPNSLASRMGLQKGDRLVSLNGIPIRDAKQIIGYLSQRPSEVLLTVAKNTGITNYQIKF from the coding sequence ATGCTGGCTGGAACTGTGCGATCACTCTTCCCGTCAGAGTTTGATATCTCAGGAATTATACAGACAGCCATGAAATCTAGCGCGATCGCTTTAAGCCTCGTATCCGCCATCCTAGTTTACATTCCTAGCTTTAGTAAAGCCGTTCATGCTGCTACGCCTCAGGACTTTGATATCGAAGAAAAAATCACAATGGAAGTCTATCGTTCATCAAATCCTGCTGTAGTAACAATTAAATCAACAACTAGTACTGGCTCAGGTTGCATCATTACCTCTGAAGGCTTAGTAATTACTAACGAACATGTTATTCGTGAAGCTAAAAACGGCAATGTCAAAATTATCAATACTGATGGCAAGATCTATAACGGACAGGTTTTGACGATAGATCGGAAAAATGATTTAGCGTTGGTCAAGATTATCAGTAACGATCGCTTCTCATCATTGTCATTCGCTGATCAAGGTAGCATTCTGGTCGGACAAAAAGTATTTGCGATCGGTAGTCCCTTTGGTTTATCGGGAACTCTCACCACTGGCATTCTCAGTCGTGTCGCATCTAATGGCGATCTTCAAACCGATGCGAAACTGAACCCTGGTAACTCGGGCGGTCCTTTGCTCAACTCCCGTGGTGAAATTATTGGCGTAAACAAATCTATCCTTAGTCTAGATGGGCGATCAAGTACGGGCATTGGCTTTGCCACTAGTGCTACTAGTGCGAAGGAATTTATCACTCGCAGTGCGGCTTTCATCCCCACAAATAAAACCTCTCCGAATATTGCAGTTCTTTCTCAAGCAAATATTCCGTCTTCAAATTCTCCTCGAACTATTCCATCAACGGCAACTCCCACCACAGAAAGATATTTGCTAGGAGTGGTACTGACTAATAGCCTTACTGTTTATGAAGTACGTCCCAATTCTCTTGCTAGTCGGATGGGTTTACAAAAAGGCGATCGCCTTGTGAGTTTAAATGGCATACCCATTAGAGATGCTAAGCAAATTATCGGTTACCTCTCACAACGACCATCTGAAGTATTATTAACCGTAGCGAAAAATACAGGAATTACTAATTATCAAATCAAGTTTTAA
- a CDS encoding glycoside hydrolase, giving the protein MSFPLHVVFIWHQHQPLYKSAISGKYLLPWVRLHGVKDYLDLVLMLSRYPKLHQTINLVPSLILQLQDYVEGKAFDPYLSLTLTPVDNLTRSQKYFIVEHFFDANHQTMIEPYHRYADLLAQRQAYGIEWCVNHWQAPDFSDLLAWHNLTWIDPLFREADLEIAEWYERGRDFTLADRQRIYSKQREIISRILPQHRQMQKQGQLEITTTPYTHPIMPLLADTQAGRIAVPQMYLPNTRFRWESDINLHLEKAKELYRQNFGYAPKGLWPSEQSVSPAILPHISKQGFSWLCSDEGVLGWSLGHYFRRDERGVIDAPHLLYQPYRLETVYGDLAIIFRDRLLSDLIGFSYGALLPQAASDDLCDRLMTIQKQQNEYLAEHPDGQPWLVTIALDGENCWEFYPQDGNPFLQTLYETLSNNHNLKLVTPSEYLAKYPPIEKIPPHQLHGGSWIDSSFTTWIGDPVKNRAWELLAEARQVLAQHPEATCENNPEAWESLMAAEGSDWFWWFGEGHSSNDDAMFDRLFREHLQVIYRALNEPVPHALLYPLEPNDISTNDRPTRPIHPLINGRFENDDWQGAGKIEISGARGAMHQNAPVKRLWYGYDHFYCYLRLEFSNLESIAQCKLHLLWFYPSRIHPNSPVRLINMPDVSPLNYLFRHHLVIDFANKSVLLQESLEKFQWETIATHTKIGLEQCLEIAIPWSDLAVKPQSVARLVIMLSQKEHFQISLPEYTIIPIEVP; this is encoded by the coding sequence ATGTCTTTTCCTCTACATGTCGTATTTATCTGGCACCAACATCAACCTCTCTATAAAAGCGCGATCTCTGGCAAGTATCTCTTGCCTTGGGTGAGGCTGCATGGCGTAAAAGATTATTTGGATCTCGTATTGATGTTGTCAAGATACCCAAAGCTACATCAAACGATCAATCTTGTACCATCTCTCATTTTACAACTGCAAGACTATGTAGAGGGGAAGGCGTTTGATCCCTACTTGTCATTGACCTTAACGCCTGTTGATAATCTCACGCGATCGCAAAAGTATTTTATTGTCGAACATTTCTTTGATGCCAATCACCAGACAATGATCGAGCCATATCATCGCTATGCCGATCTCTTGGCGCAACGGCAAGCCTACGGTATTGAGTGGTGCGTGAATCATTGGCAAGCGCCTGATTTTAGCGATTTACTAGCATGGCATAACCTGACATGGATTGACCCCCTCTTTCGTGAAGCCGATCTCGAAATTGCGGAGTGGTATGAGCGTGGTAGAGATTTCACCCTCGCTGATCGTCAAAGAATCTACAGCAAACAACGCGAAATTATTAGTCGCATTTTGCCTCAACATCGGCAAATGCAAAAACAGGGACAGTTAGAGATTACGACTACGCCCTATACGCATCCGATCATGCCCCTCCTTGCTGATACGCAGGCAGGACGTATTGCCGTGCCGCAAATGTATTTGCCAAATACCCGCTTTCGATGGGAGTCAGACATTAATCTGCATTTAGAAAAAGCTAAAGAACTTTATCGTCAAAATTTCGGTTACGCCCCTAAAGGTTTATGGCCATCAGAGCAATCAGTTAGTCCCGCCATCTTGCCCCATATCTCCAAGCAAGGTTTCTCGTGGTTATGCTCAGATGAGGGGGTATTGGGCTGGAGTCTTGGGCATTATTTCCGCCGTGATGAGCGTGGGGTGATCGATGCTCCTCATTTGCTCTACCAGCCCTATCGCCTCGAAACTGTATATGGAGACTTAGCAATTATTTTCCGCGATCGCCTGCTTTCGGATCTTATTGGCTTTAGCTATGGGGCACTTTTACCTCAAGCGGCTAGTGACGATTTATGCGATCGTTTGATGACAATCCAAAAACAGCAAAATGAATATTTAGCTGAGCATCCCGATGGTCAACCTTGGCTAGTGACAATTGCCCTCGATGGTGAAAACTGCTGGGAATTTTATCCCCAAGATGGCAACCCATTTTTACAGACTCTGTATGAAACCCTTTCTAATAATCACAACCTAAAGCTAGTCACTCCCTCGGAGTATTTAGCTAAATATCCACCCATTGAAAAAATTCCGCCTCATCAGTTACATGGTGGCTCATGGATTGACTCCAGTTTTACGACATGGATTGGTGATCCAGTCAAAAATCGGGCATGGGAATTACTTGCCGAGGCTCGCCAAGTTTTAGCGCAACACCCTGAAGCCACTTGTGAGAATAATCCTGAAGCTTGGGAAAGTCTAATGGCAGCCGAAGGCTCTGACTGGTTTTGGTGGTTTGGGGAAGGACATAGCTCTAATGACGATGCCATGTTCGATCGCTTATTTCGTGAACATTTACAAGTAATTTATCGTGCCCTAAATGAACCAGTTCCCCATGCTTTGCTCTATCCCCTCGAACCCAATGATATCTCTACTAATGATCGCCCCACAAGACCAATTCACCCTCTAATTAATGGCAGGTTTGAAAATGACGATTGGCAAGGTGCAGGTAAAATTGAAATTAGCGGAGCGCGAGGGGCAATGCACCAAAATGCACCCGTCAAACGCCTATGGTATGGATACGATCATTTTTATTGCTACTTGCGCCTAGAATTTAGTAATCTAGAGAGCATTGCTCAATGTAAGTTACATCTGTTGTGGTTTTATCCAAGTCGCATTCACCCTAATAGTCCAGTAAGGCTTATTAATATGCCTGATGTATCACCACTAAATTATTTATTTCGCCATCACCTAGTGATTGATTTTGCCAATAAATCAGTTCTGCTTCAAGAATCTTTAGAAAAGTTTCAGTGGGAAACCATAGCAACTCATACGAAAATAGGTTTAGAACAATGTTTAGAAATAGCCATACCTTGGAGTGATTTGGCAGTCAAGCCTCAATCCGTTGCAAGATTAGTGATTATGCTCAGCCAAAAAGAGCATTTTCAGATATCCTTACCTGAGTATACGATAATTCCCATTGAAGTACCTTAG
- a CDS encoding DUF192 domain-containing protein, producing the protein MTGNMTGDTSRNCDTPVHSSIQILQRVCIKLCTISLSLSMIACSSPAVSDSTKPSINPSIPVTTSPQTASSQFTPQTKPKPVSELGQYLPITAIAKIAGREIQLEVANTPQEQEKGLMFRPPLADDRGMLFPFNPARPVAFWMKNTPSPLDMIFLLDGKVVAIARNATTCNANPCPIYPENGVVADNVIEVRAGLTTEMGLQEGDQINVKFLLPKNQ; encoded by the coding sequence ATGACTGGCAATATGACTGGCGATACTTCTAGAAATTGTGACACACCTGTTCATAGTTCGATCCAAATCCTCCAAAGAGTTTGTATAAAGCTATGTACGATTAGCCTGAGTTTGTCGATGATTGCTTGTAGCTCCCCTGCGGTGTCAGACAGTACTAAGCCATCAATAAACCCATCAATTCCCGTAACAACTTCACCACAAACTGCCTCATCTCAGTTCACTCCCCAAACTAAACCGAAACCAGTCTCTGAACTAGGACAATATTTGCCAATTACTGCTATTGCTAAGATCGCAGGACGAGAGATTCAGCTAGAGGTAGCTAATACACCTCAAGAACAAGAAAAAGGATTAATGTTTCGTCCACCCCTAGCCGATGATCGTGGGATGTTGTTTCCTTTCAATCCTGCGCGTCCTGTTGCCTTTTGGATGAAAAATACGCCTTCCCCCCTCGACATGATCTTTTTGCTTGATGGCAAGGTCGTAGCGATCGCTCGTAATGCTACTACTTGCAACGCTAACCCTTGCCCGATCTATCCAGAAAATGGGGTTGTGGCAGATAATGTCATCGAAGTTAGGGCTGGACTCACCACAGAAATGGGTTTACAAGAAGGGGATCAAATTAACGTTAAATTCTTGTTGCCAAAAAATCAATGA
- a CDS encoding response regulator: MSSIRVVLIEDHDLTRMGMKIALQQQGELVFVGEAATGAEGVALVNSQQPDVAIVDLGLPDMDGVEVTRQIKAANTEASKATKVLILTLTDNQETVLAAFAAGADSYCIKDISSENLVQALKLTAEGNSWIDPAIANVVLQQVRRKEATVEIAAAEADYKQVLEATPLTERELEVLSEIVNGNSNAEIAEKLYITVGTVKTHVRNILNKLCADDRTQAAVRALRAGLVK, translated from the coding sequence ATGAGTTCGATTCGTGTTGTCCTAATTGAAGACCATGACCTGACCCGCATGGGCATGAAGATTGCGTTGCAACAACAAGGAGAGCTTGTCTTTGTTGGTGAAGCAGCGACGGGTGCGGAAGGTGTGGCATTGGTAAACAGCCAACAACCTGATGTCGCGATCGTTGATTTAGGTTTGCCCGATATGGATGGCGTAGAGGTAACACGCCAAATCAAGGCAGCAAACACTGAAGCAAGCAAAGCAACTAAGGTTTTGATCTTAACGCTCACTGATAACCAAGAGACTGTACTTGCGGCATTTGCCGCAGGTGCTGACTCCTACTGCATCAAGGATATTAGCTCTGAAAACTTAGTGCAAGCGCTGAAATTAACAGCGGAGGGCAACTCATGGATTGATCCTGCGATCGCTAATGTGGTTTTACAACAGGTACGCCGCAAGGAGGCGACTGTCGAGATCGCTGCAGCAGAAGCTGATTATAAACAGGTGCTGGAAGCCACACCCCTGACTGAGCGAGAGTTAGAAGTCCTCTCAGAGATTGTTAATGGCAATAGCAACGCAGAAATCGCCGAAAAGCTTTACATTACCGTTGGTACTGTTAAAACACATGTCCGTAATATTTTGAATAAGCTCTGTGCTGACGATCGCACACAAGCCGCAGTTCGTGCTTTGAGAGCAGGCTTAGTTAAATAA
- a CDS encoding VOC family protein, translating to MKYHHIAIKTADIFQAIAFYEALGFEVIERFTAGITLACWMRGAGTHLELMQVPEPKNIQNPFGDEYYVGYYHLSFHVENLESYLQDLVNKLGKVKLLLPPREQTIGDRTYRVAFIADPDGLPIELMQPTFRS from the coding sequence ATGAAATACCACCATATCGCGATCAAAACGGCAGATATTTTTCAGGCGATCGCCTTTTATGAGGCGTTAGGTTTTGAAGTAATAGAACGCTTTACGGCAGGAATTACACTGGCTTGTTGGATGCGAGGTGCGGGCACTCATCTAGAACTCATGCAAGTCCCTGAACCAAAGAATATCCAGAATCCCTTTGGTGACGAGTATTACGTGGGCTACTATCATTTATCATTTCATGTGGAAAATCTAGAATCCTATTTACAAGATCTCGTGAATAAATTAGGTAAAGTCAAATTGCTTTTACCGCCTAGAGAACAAACTATTGGTGATCGCACTTATCGAGTTGCCTTTATCGCCGATCCCGATGGATTACCAATTGAATTGATGCAACCCACATTCCGCTCCTAA
- a CDS encoding lipoxygenase family protein yields the protein MIFSILSGVARLLNFLSDKLADLADLISKTSHSSKYPLLPQNDPEIDQRRAALNKSRELYQYNYTYVESLPMVEKVPTCERFTLSWGLLVGKVVVKVLLNDLANPSAFIDKDKSKAKQLEFSKKLLEASMSKSDNALMELLADLPDILADDPIDLEGSNIQEYNDLFWIISLPAISQYFISNAEFARLRVAGFNPLMIQRVNTLDAKFPVTEAQFQSVLANDSLAAAGAEGRLYLADYAELEAIAGSTFPNGKQKYINAPLVLFAIPKGKKSLIPIAIQLGQDPSTHPIFVAQADDEPNWLIAKTVVQIADANYHELISHLARTHLVIEPFVIATNRQLASNHPLYILLKPHFQGTLAINDAAQSGLISPGGTVDKLLAGTIGSARALSVHGVKTFNFNESLLPIALKKRGVDDPSLLPDYPYRDDALLIWEAISTWVKNYLSIYYANDNDIFKDAELQAWAKEIISDEGGRVTSFGQNGQIRTLAYLIDAVTLLIFTGSAQHAAVNFPQGDLMTYAPATPLAGYTPAPTSTTGATEEDFFAMLPAIDQAKSQLTMTYILGSVYYTTLGDYGNAYFTDDRIQQPLRDFQDDLKAIESTIKSRNEQRILDYSYLRPSRIPQSINI from the coding sequence ATGATATTTTCAATTTTAAGCGGTGTTGCCAGATTATTAAATTTTCTTTCAGATAAGTTAGCGGACTTAGCCGATCTCATCTCCAAGACATCGCATTCGAGTAAATATCCTCTATTACCCCAGAATGATCCTGAAATTGACCAGCGTCGAGCAGCCCTAAATAAGTCACGGGAGCTTTATCAATACAACTACACCTACGTTGAATCGCTACCGATGGTGGAGAAAGTCCCCACATGTGAGCGATTTACTTTATCGTGGGGATTGCTGGTGGGTAAGGTGGTCGTTAAGGTGCTACTTAACGATCTCGCAAATCCCTCAGCATTCATTGACAAGGACAAGTCCAAGGCGAAACAACTTGAATTTTCCAAAAAATTACTGGAGGCGAGTATGTCCAAGTCTGACAATGCTCTAATGGAATTGCTTGCCGATTTGCCAGATATTCTCGCGGATGATCCCATTGATTTAGAAGGCTCCAATATCCAAGAGTACAATGATCTCTTTTGGATTATTTCCCTGCCTGCGATCAGTCAATACTTTATTAGTAATGCTGAATTTGCCAGATTGCGGGTGGCAGGCTTTAATCCTCTGATGATTCAACGAGTAAACACGCTTGATGCGAAGTTTCCTGTAACCGAGGCGCAGTTTCAATCGGTTTTAGCCAATGATTCGCTGGCAGCAGCAGGTGCGGAGGGGCGATTGTATTTGGCGGATTATGCAGAACTAGAAGCGATCGCTGGTAGTACTTTCCCGAATGGTAAACAGAAATATATCAATGCGCCCCTGGTCCTCTTTGCGATTCCCAAAGGTAAAAAGAGCCTAATCCCGATCGCAATTCAACTCGGTCAAGATCCTAGTACCCATCCGATCTTTGTGGCGCAAGCTGATGACGAACCAAACTGGTTAATTGCCAAAACCGTCGTGCAGATTGCCGATGCCAACTATCACGAATTGATTAGTCACTTGGCGAGAACGCATTTGGTCATTGAACCTTTTGTAATTGCGACCAATCGCCAATTAGCTAGCAACCATCCGCTTTACATTTTACTCAAACCCCATTTCCAAGGCACTCTCGCCATTAACGATGCCGCTCAGTCTGGATTAATCAGTCCAGGGGGGACGGTTGATAAGCTCTTGGCAGGTACAATCGGTTCAGCAAGGGCTTTGTCAGTGCATGGGGTGAAAACCTTTAACTTTAATGAGTCGCTATTACCGATCGCTTTGAAAAAACGAGGTGTCGATGATCCAAGCCTCTTACCCGACTATCCCTACCGCGATGATGCTCTATTAATTTGGGAAGCGATCTCTACTTGGGTGAAGAACTATCTATCGATCTATTATGCCAATGACAATGACATATTTAAAGATGCAGAATTACAAGCATGGGCAAAGGAAATCATCTCAGATGAAGGTGGTCGCGTAACTAGCTTTGGACAAAATGGACAGATTCGCACCCTTGCTTATTTGATTGATGCCGTCACATTGCTGATCTTCACAGGCAGTGCCCAGCACGCAGCCGTGAATTTCCCTCAAGGAGACTTGATGACCTATGCCCCTGCAACTCCCTTAGCGGGCTATACGCCAGCCCCCACCAGTACTACAGGTGCGACTGAAGAGGACTTCTTTGCGATGCTACCTGCGATTGATCAGGCAAAGAGTCAGTTGACCATGACCTATATTCTGGGTTCAGTCTACTACACGACGTTAGGTGATTATGGCAATGCATATTTCACAGATGATCGCATTCAGCAGCCCCTACGGGATTTTCAAGACGATTTGAAAGCGATCGAATCAACGATCAAGTCCCGTAATGAACAAAGAATCTTGGACTATAGCTATCTCCGACCATCACGCATTCCCCAAAGTATTAATATCTAA
- a CDS encoding Tab2/Atab2 family RNA-binding protein, whose translation MSKIWELDFYSRPLLDANNKKVWELLICDRERQFEWIRECPSNEVNSEWLAKQLTECVETTGQTPIKIRFFRPSMTNIIIRGCTLAGITGQASRRVFTMSSWLAERMASIYPNREGFQAVDPNPLPLKVLAAQDPKPIPDALMGESWILVSLKAGDFTDASEWSMDFSELLDISHLDPETIVSGIIIISSRATALAAWMSGVDPVFIKFERLLGDRTQMLLEASADARWVLANLQAPKDKNAITQGTSFEHSKQNSQGFHFLAVQNKPEEEHFAGFWMLKEII comes from the coding sequence ATGTCGAAAATTTGGGAGTTAGATTTTTATTCCCGTCCTTTACTGGATGCTAATAATAAGAAGGTTTGGGAATTGCTGATCTGCGATCGCGAGCGTCAGTTTGAATGGATACGTGAATGTCCATCTAATGAAGTCAACTCTGAATGGTTAGCTAAGCAACTGACAGAATGTGTGGAAACAACGGGTCAAACTCCGATTAAAATCCGCTTCTTCCGTCCGAGCATGACCAACATCATTATTCGAGGCTGTACGCTCGCAGGCATTACAGGGCAAGCCTCACGGCGCGTCTTTACAATGTCCTCATGGCTCGCCGAGAGAATGGCAAGTATTTATCCCAATCGTGAGGGATTTCAGGCAGTTGATCCTAATCCATTACCCTTAAAAGTATTAGCAGCACAAGATCCTAAACCTATTCCCGATGCTCTGATGGGTGAGAGTTGGATTTTAGTATCTCTCAAAGCAGGAGACTTTACCGATGCCAGCGAATGGTCGATGGACTTTAGTGAACTTCTCGATATCAGCCATCTTGATCCCGAAACCATTGTCTCAGGAATTATCATTATTTCCTCAAGGGCAACGGCTTTAGCAGCTTGGATGTCAGGTGTTGATCCCGTGTTTATCAAATTTGAGAGATTACTAGGCGATCGCACCCAAATGCTGTTAGAAGCCAGTGCCGATGCGCGGTGGGTATTGGCTAATTTACAAGCACCGAAGGATAAAAATGCGATTACACAAGGGACATCTTTTGAACATTCCAAACAAAATTCGCAAGGATTTCATTTCTTAGCAGTCCAAAACAAACCTGAAGAAGAACATTTTGCGGGATTTTGGATGCTGAAAGAGATAATTTAA
- the galT gene encoding galactose-1-phosphate uridylyltransferase, with translation MSHLRQNVITKDWVIFATERAKRPHEFARSQDDIPPELPSYKHTCPFCQGNENTTEPEYLRIEDDRGWRVRIIPNKYPALSPVGERIRHSEGIHRSITGIGYHEVLIEHPDHNATLALMELDDVINIFRAYRQRYKVISHDKRIESIIIFKNHGEGAGTSLEHPHSQITATPVVPSQIRYRLIEATNYFDDIGECLFCHTLRDELNAKERIVLETEHFVTFIPYAALSPFHMWVFPRRHSSCFSEITDPELEDLAYNLKTVLAKLFYGLNNPAYNYTIRSMPTDEKQADYFHWYLAIVPRVTKAAGFELGSGMYINTAMPEDSASFLREIEVPK, from the coding sequence ATGTCTCACCTACGCCAAAACGTGATTACTAAGGATTGGGTGATTTTTGCTACCGAGAGGGCAAAACGTCCCCATGAGTTTGCGAGATCGCAGGATGATATACCTCCCGAATTACCCAGTTATAAGCATACTTGTCCTTTTTGTCAGGGCAATGAAAATACTACGGAACCTGAATACCTACGCATAGAAGATGATCGTGGTTGGCGAGTGCGGATTATTCCAAATAAATATCCCGCGCTGTCACCAGTTGGGGAACGGATCCGTCATAGTGAAGGAATTCATCGCTCTATTACAGGTATAGGCTATCATGAAGTGCTAATAGAGCATCCCGATCATAATGCGACACTGGCTCTGATGGAACTTGACGATGTGATTAATATTTTTCGGGCTTACCGTCAGCGCTATAAGGTAATTAGTCATGACAAACGCATTGAGAGCATCATCATCTTTAAAAATCATGGTGAGGGAGCAGGTACTTCTCTTGAACATCCCCATTCTCAAATTACAGCAACGCCAGTTGTTCCTTCCCAAATTCGTTACCGCTTAATTGAGGCAACTAATTATTTTGATGATATCGGTGAATGTTTATTTTGCCATACCCTCCGTGATGAACTAAATGCCAAGGAGCGCATTGTTTTAGAAACTGAGCATTTTGTAACCTTCATTCCCTATGCGGCATTGTCCCCTTTCCATATGTGGGTATTTCCACGTCGGCATAGTTCCTGCTTTAGTGAGATTACCGATCCTGAGTTAGAAGATCTTGCCTATAACCTCAAAACTGTACTCGCTAAACTATTCTATGGGCTCAATAATCCTGCGTACAATTACACGATTCGCTCTATGCCTACTGATGAGAAACAAGCTGATTATTTCCATTGGTATTTAGCGATTGTGCCGCGTGTAACTAAAGCTGCAGGTTTCGAGTTAGGCAGTGGTATGTATATCAACACTGCGATGCCTGAGGATAGTGCGAGTTTTTTACGTGAGATTGAGGTTCCTAAGTGA
- a CDS encoding late competence development ComFB family protein yields MENPEKTSIESIVEQALQDRYFTPAMEAEVGRICDSAFELSVEEYMALDRLMGALLTGEVVAVPRKQFINVMEDLVLSEAIARVAEIETNSNKVLDLGDIAAYALNRLPPLYATTEQGANYQRERAMADLKHLIAQQVKEALEHNLDLPEFFPDRSTFGSVNKDSLLSQLSNLLQAYAPNFEEKS; encoded by the coding sequence GTGGAAAACCCAGAAAAGACCAGTATTGAGTCAATTGTCGAACAAGCATTGCAAGATCGTTACTTCACTCCCGCAATGGAAGCAGAGGTTGGACGGATTTGTGATAGCGCGTTTGAACTGTCGGTAGAAGAATACATGGCACTCGATCGACTGATGGGTGCTTTGCTAACAGGGGAAGTAGTTGCTGTCCCACGTAAGCAATTTATCAACGTGATGGAAGATTTAGTGCTCAGTGAAGCAATAGCAAGGGTTGCCGAGATTGAGACAAATAGTAATAAAGTTTTGGACTTGGGTGATATTGCCGCCTATGCACTCAACCGTCTACCTCCCTTATATGCCACCACTGAGCAGGGCGCAAATTACCAAAGAGAAAGGGCTATGGCAGATTTAAAACATTTAATTGCTCAGCAGGTTAAAGAAGCACTCGAACACAATCTTGATCTTCCTGAATTCTTCCCCGATCGGTCTACCTTTGGTTCCGTAAATAAAGACTCTTTACTTTCTCAACTGAGCAATTTACTTCAAGCTTACGCACCTAATTTTGAAGAGAAGTCTTAA